In one Candidatus Dechloromonas phosphoritropha genomic region, the following are encoded:
- a CDS encoding CreA family protein — MKRCATLLVAALALPASLPVAAEEIGCSTTAWKLIGANHRVCIYAYDDPKIPGVTCHISQARTGGVKGSFGLAEDPSQFSLACRQVGPITLPAKLPDEDVVFSENTSLLFKETKITRFVDRKRNVLIYLAISRKIIEGAPANAISTVPVQPWGSK, encoded by the coding sequence ATGAAGCGCTGCGCCACACTGCTTGTCGCCGCCCTCGCCCTGCCGGCCAGCCTGCCTGTCGCGGCCGAGGAAATCGGCTGCTCAACCACCGCCTGGAAGTTGATCGGCGCCAACCACCGGGTGTGCATCTATGCCTATGATGACCCGAAGATTCCCGGCGTTACCTGCCACATCAGCCAGGCGCGAACGGGTGGCGTCAAGGGCAGTTTCGGGCTGGCCGAAGATCCGTCGCAGTTCTCGCTCGCCTGCCGCCAGGTCGGTCCGATCACCCTGCCGGCCAAACTCCCCGACGAAGATGTCGTCTTCAGCGAAAATACTTCGCTGCTCTTCAAGGAAACAAAGATCACTCGCTTCGTCGACCGCAAGCGCAATGTGCTGATCTATCTGGCGATCAGCCGCAAGATTATCGAGGGCGCGCCCGCCAATGCGATCTCGACGGTGCCGGTCCAGCCGTGGGGGAGCAAGTGA